One genomic region from Bacillus sp. SLBN-46 encodes:
- the qcrB gene encoding menaquinol-cytochrome c reductase cytochrome b subunit codes for MLNKIYDWVDERLDITPLWRDIADHEVPEHVNPAHHFSAFVYCFGGLTFFVTVIQILSGMFLTMYYVPDIKNAWESVYYLQNEVAFGQIVRGMHHWGASLVLVMMFLHTLRVFFQGAYKKPRELNWVVGVLIFFVMLGLGFTGYLLPWDMKALFATKVGLQIAEATPFIGTYVKVLLAGHEHIVGAQTLTRFFAIHVFFLPGALLGLMGAHFIMIRKQGISGPL; via the coding sequence GTAGATGAACGTTTAGATATTACGCCTTTGTGGCGCGATATCGCAGACCATGAAGTACCAGAGCATGTTAATCCAGCGCATCACTTTTCAGCGTTTGTTTATTGCTTTGGCGGTCTAACATTCTTCGTAACTGTCATTCAAATTTTATCTGGTATGTTCTTAACAATGTACTATGTACCAGATATTAAAAACGCTTGGGAATCTGTTTATTATCTTCAAAATGAAGTTGCTTTTGGACAAATCGTACGTGGAATGCATCACTGGGGTGCAAGTTTAGTACTTGTCATGATGTTTTTACATACACTTCGCGTCTTTTTCCAAGGTGCCTATAAAAAGCCTCGTGAATTGAACTGGGTTGTCGGAGTTCTTATTTTCTTCGTCATGCTTGGTTTGGGTTTTACAGGTTATTTATTACCATGGGATATGAAAGCGTTATTTGCAACTAAAGTTGGTCTTCAAATTGCTGAAGCCACTCCATTCATTGGAACTTATGTGAAGGTTTTACTAGCAGGTCATGAACACATCGTTGGTGCTCAGACATTAACTCGTTTCTTTGCAATCCACGTATTCTTCTTACCTGGTGCATTGCTTGGATTAATGGGAGCTCACTTTATCATGATTCGTAAGCAAGGTATTTCTGGCCCACTATAA